Proteins from one Ricinus communis isolate WT05 ecotype wild-type chromosome 9, ASM1957865v1, whole genome shotgun sequence genomic window:
- the LOC8258357 gene encoding anther-specific proline-rich protein APG, which yields MSFLALAIFATPSIAHDEHAMPCSELNSMDNNDNEDSTSIGIHCGKHAPPPKSKSPPKQKPAPPCKTPPKQKPSPPPKGKPSPPKPKPPPSKGKPPAPPTGKPCQPPKGKPSPPPPKCDPPTTVHV from the coding sequence ATGTCCTTCCTTGCATTGGCGATTTTCGCCACCCCATCTATCGCTCACGATGAACATGCCATGCCATGTTCAGAGCTGAATTCAATGGACAATAATGATAATGAAGACTCGACCTCCATAGGTATCCACTGTGGGAAGCATGCACCGCCACCTAAATCCAAGTCACCTCCTAAACAGAAGCCTGCACCGCCATGCAAGACACCTCCTAAACAGAAGCCGAGTCCACCACCAAAAGGAAAGCCTTCGCCACCTAAACCCAAGCCGCCGCCATCAAAAGGTAAGCCTCCAGCACCACCAACAGGCAAGCCATGCCAACCACCCAAAGGCAAGCCTTCCCCACCACCTCCTAAATGTGATCCTCCAACAACTGTACATGTTTAA